The following coding sequences are from one Musa acuminata AAA Group cultivar baxijiao chromosome BXJ1-6, Cavendish_Baxijiao_AAA, whole genome shotgun sequence window:
- the LOC135677482 gene encoding TPD1 protein homolog 1-like has protein sequence MGIRRWLEVIPKAVRPRPMNRRQYRINICFEVDMSMYEKSTTLMCVSGLRATVTSSSSSSSSKSTNRIGNECSMDDIVLHQDATPPLPSGIPTYTVNVQNLCPLKDGCAMGQIHLSCGKFSSARQINPRIFRRLSINDCLLNDGRPLRPGETISFQYANSFSYPMAVSSATCVPSA, from the exons ATGGGGATAAGAAGGTGGCTCGAGGTCATCCCCAAGGCTGTAAGGCCTAGGCCAATGAATAGACGCCAGTACCGCATCAACATTTGCTTCGAGGTGGATATGTCCATGTACGAAAAGA GTACAACCTTGATGTGTGTTAGTGGTTTGCGTGCAACGGTGAcgtcttcgtcctcctcctcttcctccaaatcGACAAATCGGATAGGAAACGAGTGCAGCATGGATGACATCGTGTTGCACCAAGACGCGACGCCGCCGCTGCCCAGTGGGATCCCAACGTACACGGTGAATGTGCAGaatctttgcccgttgaaagacGGGTGTGCCATGGGCCAAATCCACCTAAGCTGCGGCAAGTTTAGCAGCGCTCGCCAAATCAACCCCCGCATCTTCCGCCGCCTCAGCATCAACGACTGCCTCCTCAACGACGGCCGCCCCCTCCGCCCGGGCGAAACCATCTCTTTCCAGTACGCCAACTCCTTCTCTTACCCCATGGCTGTTTCCAGCGCCACCTGCGTCCCCTCAGCCTAA